A DNA window from Macadamia integrifolia cultivar HAES 741 chromosome 4, SCU_Mint_v3, whole genome shotgun sequence contains the following coding sequences:
- the LOC122075308 gene encoding protein FAR1-RELATED SEQUENCE 5-like, giving the protein MENVSMNDVSEPIFGMLFNSEHDAYDYYNRFGRAMGFSVRKHFMNKSKKDKMTITSRGFVCSKAGFRLSDKRDMNTVNPRAETRTNCQARMNICLVDDGKYKCCEFVREHNHELHSTTTVHMLRSQRKMLDIHRHEIDLADDSGIMPRSTFELMGRQAGGIENLSCLTQDVRNYLRTKRQRALTYGEAGSLMKYFVTQTRTNPSFTYSFQLDSEEQITNIFWADPKMIIDYAHFGDVISFDTTFRTNKECRPFGLFAGFNHHRGCTVFGAALLYDETAESFEWLFEVFAEAHGGKKPKTIFTDQDKAMARALKEVWPQTWHGLCTWHLMQNGITHLGHMMKDGSKFLTDLKKCIYQYDVEDEFETAWYNLLHEYDVKDNAWLQRIYGLKSQWAKCYMKNTFTIGIRSTQLSESLNSDLKDYLKSTLDVVQFFKHFERVLNHKRGNELKAEFDARNKMPRLANSMSIVQKQVGELYTPAIFQLFQEEYNWMTVCTIIDRSNGMPFINFRVGIFEANYIKRIPECYILKRWTRGARTMHQKLQIQLRDTIW; this is encoded by the exons ATGGAGAATGTTAGCATGAATGATGTGAGTGAACCTATATTTGGGATGTTATTCAATTCAGAACATGATGCATATGATTACTACAACAGATTTGGACGGGCAATGGGATTTAGTGTTAGGAAACACTTTATGAATAAGAGCAAGAAAGACAAGATGACTATAACATCTAGGGGATTTGTCTGTTCAAAAGCTGGTTTTCGGTTGAGTGACAAGCGAGACATGAATACTGTTAACCCCCGAGCTGAGACAAGAACAAATTGCCAGGCACGAATGAACATATGTTTGGTTGATGATGGAAAATACAAATGCTGTGAATTTGTGAGGGAACATAATCATGAGCTTCATAGTACAACAACAGTTCATATGCTGCGTTCACAGAGGAAGATGTTAGACATACATAGGCATGAAATTGATTTGGCAGATGACTCGGGGATCATGCCTAGATCCACATTTGAGTTGATGGGTAGGCAGGCTGGTGGGATAGAAAACCTTAGTTGTTTGACCCAAGATGTTAGGAACTATCTCCGCACTAAAAGACAGCGTGCCTTGACATATGGTGAGGCAGGTAGTTTGATGAAGTACTTTGTTACCCAAACTAGGACCAACCCATCTTTCACATACTCATTTCAACTGGATAGTGAAGAACAAATAACAAACATATTTTGGGCTGATCCAAAGATGATCATTGACTACGCACATTTTGGAGATGTAATCAGCTTTGACACTACATTTCGCACCAACAAAGAGTGTAGGCCGTTTGGGTTGTTTGCTGGATTCAATCATCATAGAGGGTGCACTGTATTCGGGGCTGCACTTTTATATGATGAGACAGCGGAATCTTTCGAATGGCTGTTTGAGGTATTCGCTGAAGCTCATGGTGGAAAGAAGCCTAAAACTATATTCACGGATCAAGACAAAGCTATGGCTAGAGCATTAAAAGAAGTGTGGCCTCAGACGTGGCATGGATTGTGTACTTGGCACTTAATGCAGAATGGCATTACACATTTGGGTCATATGATGAAAGATGGTTCCAAGTTTCTTACAGATTTAAAGAAATGCATATACCAATAcgatgtggaagatgaattcGAGACAGCGTGGTATAATTTGCTACACGAGTATGATGTTAAGGATAATGCATGGTTGCAACGTATTTATGGTCTTAAAAGTCAGTGGGCGAAGTGCTATATGAAAAACACATTCACAATAGGCATTCGAAGTACACAGCTCAGTGAGAGTCTGAACAGTGACTTGAAGGACTATTTGAAGTCAACTTTGGATGTTGTgcaattttttaaacattttgaaagagttcttaacCACAAGCGTGGTAATGAATTAAAAGCTGAATTTGATGCACGAAACAAGATGCCACGACTTGCAAATTCAATGTCAATTGTACAGAAACAGGTTGGGGAACTCTACACTCCTGCAATTTTTCAGTTATTTCAAGAGGAATATAATTGGATGACTGTTTGCACCATCATAGACCGAAGTAATGGAATGCCCTTCATTAATTTTCGAGTTGGAATTTTTGAAGCAAATT ATATAAAGCGTATTCCTGAATGCTACATTCTGAAGAGATGGACACGGGGAGCAAGAACCATG CATCAGAAGCTTCAAATACAATTGAGGGAtacaatttggtga
- the LOC122075385 gene encoding ras-related protein RABC2a-like gives MMGSSSAHANSYDYSFKILLIGDSAVGKSSLLASFISNPVEELSPTIGVDFKIKHLTVGGKRLKLTIWDTAGQERFRTLTSSYYRGAQGIILVYDVTRRETFTDLSEVWAKEIELYSTNQDCIKMLVGNKIDKESERVVTKEEGMAFAQEYGCLFIECSAKTRENVEKCFEELDLKIMEVPSLLEEGSTVKKNILQPKPQEYQAPPTPTGGCCS, from the exons ATGATGGGGTCGTCTTCGGCTCATGCTAACAGTTACGATTACTCTTTCAAGATCTTGTTGATTGGAGATTCTGCCGTCGGTAAGAGCAGTCTTCTTGCCAGCTTCATCTCCAACCCTGTTGAGGAACTCTCTCCCACCATCG GTGTGGATTTTAAGATTAAGCATCTCACGGTTGGTGGGAAGAGATTGAAGCTCACAATTTGGGATACAG CTGGACAGGAAAGGTTCAGGACATTAACAAGCTCATACTATAGAGGTGCCCAAGGGATCATTCTTG TGTATGATGTCACACGGAGAGAAACCTTTACAGACTTGTCGGAAGTGTGGGCGAAGGAGATAGAACTTTACTCCACTAACCAGGATTGCATAAAGATGCTTGTTGGGAATAAAATTGATAAG GAAAGTGAACGGGTTGTTACTAAAGAGGAGGGAATGGCTTTCGCACAAGAGTACGGATGTTTATTTATAGAATGCAGTGCAAAAACTAGGGAAAATGTTGAAAAATGCTTTGAAGAACTTGATTTAAAG ATAATGGAGGTTCCTAGTTTGTTGGAAGAAGGATCGACTGTAAAGAAGAACATTTTACAACCGAAACCACAAGAATATCAGGCACCTCCCACTCCTACCGGTGGTTGTTGCTCTTAG